The following proteins come from a genomic window of Acinetobacter baumannii:
- a CDS encoding TonB-dependent siderophore receptor yields MDLKLRLLSLSIAQLCCIPAAFADTNNSSTTLATIKIKAQQASDQTYKVDSSSSATRSEIALQDTPQSVSVVTQKVIEDIGATRLVEALDLAGGVTRANNFGGQGLTGFNVRGFTSGEFYRNGFPINRGYPNAPDSNTIERVDVLRGPSSSLYGRGDPGGTFNLISKTPKSEQQTTLGAQLSSEGLYRTTVDTTGTIPNAENIGYRLNVIAEGGDSYRDHVESKRYGIAPVIQWQATDATKVTFEADILRNQHPLDRGHTRYPTQKSFNSSPETYLWETGKYYNRLYNDNNMTQLRVEHDLGNDWKLNAGVQYLNGKLHGYAVEANGIQADGETLGRNYNYRELKWQDTDAQINLTGNFQLLGLAHTLVTGLEYENYDYKSYIIRSSGDIGSYPINIYNPVLGQPLPELNRVTTHDRESLKTTALFVQDQIDLNERLSALLGLRFEHYEHDYKNLLPNTTNWNTSHDAFIPRLGLVYKASDDLSFYGNAAKSFKPNTGASRNGEGFDPEEGTAYELGFKWQALDNMLSIDSAIFYANKENVLTLDPVDSAYKVAAGEVRSRGIELNIAGQITPAWKIIGGYAYTDAEVTKDNTLHKGTALANIPKNSFNLLNIYEFQDGPLQGLGLGINQKYIDKRAGQTANSTYIMKGYAVTDLVSYYQATPKLRLNLDVKNIFDKVYDESAFNLYAYPGESRTVQLGMSYTF; encoded by the coding sequence ATGGATCTTAAGCTTCGCCTTCTCTCCCTGAGTATTGCACAACTATGCTGTATTCCAGCTGCTTTTGCAGACACGAACAACTCTTCAACTACTCTTGCAACTATCAAAATTAAAGCCCAACAGGCATCTGACCAGACTTATAAAGTGGATAGTTCCAGTAGTGCTACGCGTAGTGAAATTGCATTACAAGATACCCCGCAATCTGTGAGCGTGGTAACCCAAAAAGTAATTGAAGATATTGGTGCAACTCGCTTAGTTGAAGCACTTGATTTAGCTGGTGGCGTGACTCGTGCTAATAACTTTGGTGGTCAAGGTTTAACTGGTTTTAACGTGCGCGGGTTTACCAGTGGTGAGTTTTATCGAAACGGGTTTCCAATTAACCGTGGCTATCCAAATGCGCCGGATAGCAACACAATTGAACGTGTAGACGTTTTACGTGGCCCCTCTTCTAGCTTATATGGACGTGGTGACCCAGGTGGTACATTTAACTTAATTTCTAAAACACCAAAGTCTGAGCAACAAACCACTTTAGGTGCACAGCTCAGTAGTGAAGGTTTATATCGCACTACTGTCGATACAACAGGTACTATCCCAAATGCAGAAAATATTGGTTATCGCCTAAATGTAATTGCAGAAGGTGGGGATAGTTACCGTGACCATGTCGAATCTAAACGTTATGGAATTGCACCAGTCATTCAATGGCAAGCTACTGATGCCACCAAGGTTACTTTTGAAGCCGATATTTTAAGAAACCAACATCCACTCGACCGTGGTCATACACGTTATCCAACACAGAAATCTTTTAATAGCTCACCAGAAACCTATTTATGGGAAACGGGTAAATACTACAATCGACTCTACAATGATAACAATATGACTCAATTACGAGTTGAACATGACCTTGGGAATGACTGGAAGCTAAATGCTGGCGTGCAATATTTAAATGGCAAATTGCATGGCTATGCAGTAGAAGCAAATGGCATTCAGGCTGATGGAGAAACATTAGGGCGAAATTACAATTATCGCGAATTAAAATGGCAAGATACCGATGCCCAAATTAATCTCACAGGTAATTTTCAGCTTTTAGGTTTAGCCCATACTTTAGTGACTGGGCTTGAATATGAAAATTATGATTATAAGTCATACATTATTCGCTCAAGCGGAGATATCGGTAGCTACCCTATTAATATTTATAATCCAGTTTTAGGGCAACCTTTACCTGAGCTCAATCGTGTAACCACACATGACCGTGAAAGCTTAAAAACAACGGCCCTTTTCGTACAAGACCAAATCGACTTAAATGAGCGTTTAAGCGCACTCTTAGGCTTACGATTTGAGCATTACGAGCACGATTACAAAAACCTATTACCAAATACTACCAACTGGAATACCAGTCATGATGCATTTATTCCACGTTTAGGCTTAGTTTATAAAGCAAGTGATGACCTTTCATTCTATGGCAATGCTGCAAAATCTTTTAAACCAAATACTGGCGCCAGCCGTAACGGAGAAGGTTTTGATCCTGAAGAAGGTACGGCTTACGAGTTAGGTTTTAAATGGCAAGCACTTGATAATATGTTATCGATTGATTCCGCTATTTTTTACGCCAATAAAGAAAATGTCTTAACACTAGACCCTGTTGATTCAGCTTATAAAGTCGCTGCTGGCGAAGTTCGTAGCCGTGGCATTGAGTTAAATATTGCTGGTCAAATTACACCTGCCTGGAAAATTATTGGTGGATATGCTTATACAGATGCGGAAGTAACTAAAGACAATACTTTGCACAAAGGAACAGCTCTAGCCAATATTCCAAAGAATAGTTTTAATCTTTTAAATATCTATGAATTTCAAGATGGCCCTTTACAAGGCTTAGGTCTAGGCATCAATCAAAAATATATTGATAAACGTGCAGGTCAGACAGCCAATAGTACCTATATCATGAAAGGTTATGCAGTTACAGATTTGGTTTCTTATTATCAGGCGACACCAAAACTTCGTCTTAACTTAGATGTGAAGAACATTTTTGATAAAGTTTATGATGAAAGTGCTTTCAATTTATATGCTTATCCGGGTGAATCACGTACCGTTCAATTAGGTATGAGCTATACGTTCTAA
- the rnt gene encoding ribonuclease T: MEKSVTQENSVPVIGQRFRGFLPVVVDVETAGFNAQTDALLEIACIPIVYDAQGQFVPGPAFHAHINPFEGANLDRRSLDFIGIDPFNPMRIAMAEDERTALRRIFKSVNEVRKQQHCTHAVLVGHNAHFDLGFLQAAIARSGTKNQNPFHSFSVMDTVTLSAVMFGQTVLAKACIQAGIEFDGKEAHSALYDTQKTAELFCYILNKLSPYLLDSLVAAS, encoded by the coding sequence ATGGAGAAAAGTGTGACACAAGAAAACTCTGTCCCGGTCATTGGCCAACGTTTTCGTGGCTTCTTACCTGTTGTTGTCGATGTTGAAACGGCAGGTTTTAATGCCCAGACAGATGCATTGCTAGAAATCGCATGCATTCCGATTGTGTATGATGCGCAGGGACAATTTGTCCCTGGTCCTGCATTTCATGCACATATTAACCCTTTTGAAGGGGCTAACCTCGACCGCCGTTCGCTAGACTTCATTGGTATTGACCCATTCAACCCAATGCGTATTGCAATGGCTGAAGATGAAAGAACTGCTTTACGTCGCATTTTTAAATCGGTTAATGAAGTTCGTAAACAGCAACATTGTACTCATGCAGTACTCGTAGGCCACAACGCGCATTTTGACCTTGGGTTTTTACAAGCGGCCATTGCTCGCTCAGGCACAAAAAACCAAAACCCGTTCCATAGTTTTTCAGTGATGGATACGGTCACTTTAAGTGCAGTAATGTTTGGACAAACTGTACTTGCAAAAGCATGTATTCAAGCTGGAATTGAGTTTGATGGTAAAGAAGCACACTCTGCTTTATACGATACTCAAAAGACTGCTGAACTGTTTTGCTATATTTTGAACAAACTGTCTCCTTACCTCCTTGACAGTTTGGTGGCGGCTTCTTAA
- the pyrC gene encoding dihydroorotase — MNSITLLQPDDWHAHLRDGLALKRTVPDLAKQFARAICMPNLVPPVKTVEEALAYRERILAHVPEGNNFDPRMVLYFTDHTSPDEVRKIKESEHVNAIKLYPAGATTNSDNGVSDIRKVYAVIEQLEEHQVPLLLHGEVTHNHVDIFDREKRFLDEVLSPLLKQFPKLKVVLEHITTSDAAHFVLEQDRNVAATITPQHLLFNRNDMLVGGIKPHFYCLPILKRQTHQTTLLEVATSGNPKFFLGTDSAPHAQNAKENACGCAGCYSAPNAIELYAQAFDQVGKLERLEGFASHFGADFYGLPRNTSTITLVKEDNLVPESFDYLNNQKIIPLHAGKTLQWRKV; from the coding sequence TTGAACTCTATTACCCTGCTCCAGCCAGATGATTGGCATGCACATTTACGTGATGGTTTAGCATTAAAACGTACTGTTCCAGATTTGGCTAAACAATTCGCCCGCGCGATTTGTATGCCTAACCTTGTTCCGCCTGTAAAAACAGTAGAAGAAGCTTTAGCTTATCGCGAACGCATTCTTGCTCATGTTCCGGAAGGCAATAATTTTGACCCTCGTATGGTGCTTTATTTTACTGACCACACTTCACCAGATGAAGTTCGTAAAATTAAAGAATCAGAACATGTAAATGCGATTAAGCTTTATCCTGCTGGTGCGACCACAAACTCCGATAATGGTGTGAGTGATATTCGTAAAGTTTATGCAGTCATTGAGCAATTAGAAGAGCATCAAGTTCCGTTATTGCTTCATGGTGAAGTAACTCACAATCATGTAGATATTTTTGATCGTGAAAAACGCTTCCTAGATGAGGTATTATCACCTCTATTGAAACAGTTCCCGAAACTTAAAGTTGTGCTTGAGCACATCACTACTAGTGATGCAGCACACTTTGTTTTAGAACAAGACCGTAATGTGGCGGCAACAATCACTCCACAACATTTATTATTTAACCGTAATGATATGTTGGTCGGTGGTATTAAACCGCACTTCTACTGTTTACCAATTTTAAAACGCCAAACGCATCAAACGACTTTACTTGAAGTAGCGACAAGCGGTAATCCTAAATTTTTCTTAGGTACAGACAGCGCTCCTCATGCACAAAATGCAAAAGAGAATGCTTGTGGATGTGCAGGCTGCTATAGTGCACCAAATGCAATTGAGCTTTATGCACAAGCATTTGACCAAGTCGGTAAATTAGAGCGTCTAGAAGGTTTTGCTAGCCATTTTGGTGCGGACTTCTACGGTCTACCACGTAATACTTCTACCATTACTTTGGTTAAAGAAGATAACCTCGTTCCAGAATCTTTTGATTATTTAAATAATCAAAAAATCATCCCGCTGCATGCCGGGAAAACGCTGCAATGGAGAAAAGTGTGA
- a CDS encoding GGDEF domain-containing protein: MANRGNVHQLLKSKEEIEYLVTLHTHRYANMPLPKQLEKKFWCLNLDRTRQNISKFLASGVLTYLIFILLALPTDYLVIGVPYITLDFIHCLLSAMNIALALLLFWVFAKFTKLSEHFYLAACGIVFLTIIINAMLLLSVGNMALKNQSMLLLSFLYMLGFILSGIKPLHMLCVGLLAAFLVFAFLILLDVNCDYIALGRALFGSCILGFSISSMLISRERSLFLNNQLAEINEQILRIEASELLHLSQQDALTQISNRRTFDEMFDFFYYRANQEKRPLAVLFIDIDFFKNYNDFYGHQMGDKVISSIAAAIKNSIRHVDFVARYGGEEFVVLLPETPAQGAYSVAANIYKAIERQAIPHAASLVSKYVTISLGFTVYTGGLKMGQDRLIHAADQALYRAKQLGRNQIYYQPLQVAEIA; encoded by the coding sequence GTGGCGAATAGGGGAAATGTACATCAATTACTCAAATCTAAAGAAGAAATCGAGTATTTGGTCACTCTACATACCCATCGTTATGCCAATATGCCTTTGCCCAAACAACTGGAAAAAAAATTCTGGTGTTTAAATCTTGATCGAACTAGACAGAACATCTCAAAGTTTCTAGCAAGTGGTGTACTCACTTATTTAATTTTTATTTTACTGGCCCTGCCGACCGACTATTTAGTGATTGGGGTACCTTATATTACTTTGGATTTTATTCATTGCTTACTTAGTGCAATGAATATTGCACTTGCCCTGTTATTGTTCTGGGTTTTTGCCAAATTTACAAAACTCTCCGAACACTTTTATTTAGCTGCATGTGGTATTGTATTTTTAACCATTATTATTAATGCGATGTTATTGCTTAGTGTCGGAAATATGGCGCTTAAGAACCAGTCTATGTTGCTTCTTTCATTTTTATATATGCTCGGGTTCATATTAAGCGGTATTAAACCTTTGCATATGCTCTGTGTTGGTTTATTGGCAGCATTTTTAGTTTTTGCTTTTCTTATTTTGTTAGATGTAAATTGTGATTATATTGCGCTGGGCCGTGCTTTGTTCGGTAGTTGTATTTTAGGTTTCTCGATTAGCAGTATGCTCATCTCAAGAGAAAGAAGTCTTTTTTTAAATAACCAGCTTGCTGAAATTAATGAACAGATCTTACGGATTGAAGCGTCGGAGTTATTGCATTTAAGCCAGCAGGATGCCCTGACTCAAATTTCGAATCGACGTACATTTGATGAGATGTTTGATTTTTTCTACTACCGAGCAAATCAAGAGAAGCGTCCTTTAGCTGTTTTATTTATTGATATTGATTTTTTTAAAAACTATAACGATTTTTACGGGCACCAGATGGGAGATAAAGTCATCTCTAGCATTGCCGCAGCAATTAAAAACTCAATTCGTCATGTCGACTTTGTTGCGCGTTATGGGGGCGAGGAGTTCGTTGTACTATTACCTGAAACACCTGCACAGGGTGCTTATTCAGTGGCTGCAAATATCTATAAAGCCATTGAGCGGCAAGCGATTCCTCATGCAGCTTCTTTAGTGTCGAAGTATGTCACTATCAGTTTAGGGTTTACCGTATATACGGGTGGGCTAAAGATGGGACAAGATAGGCTTATTCATGCGGCAGATCAGGCTTTATACCGGGCAAAACAGCTTGGCCGTAATCAAATTTATTATCAGCCATTACAAGTCGCCGAAATTGCCTAA
- the argG gene encoding argininosuccinate synthase, producing the protein MLGLAMTDNATILQHVPVGKKVGIAFSGGLDTSAALLWMKQKGAEPYAYTANLGQPDEDDYDAIPKKAEQYGAVKARLIDCRLQLALEGIAAIQCGAFHISTGGVPYFNTTPLGRAVTGTMLVTAMKEDDVNIWGDGSTYKGNDIERFYRYGLLTNPNLKIYKPWLDQNFIDELGGRAEMSQFLIDNGFDYKMSKEKAYSTDSNMLGATHEAKDLEYLNAGIKIVDPIMGVAFWKEEVEIKPEEVTVRFEEGVPVALNGQRFENPVELILEANRIGGRHGLGMSDQIENRIIEAKSRGIYEAPGMALLHIAYERLVTGIHNEDTIEQYRINGLRLGRLLYQGRWFDSQALMLRETAQRWVAKAITGEVTLELRRGNDYTIMNTESPNLTYEAERLTMEKGDSMFTPMDRIGQLTMRNLDITDTRAKLGIYTDAGLLSIGQGSAVPQLDNKKK; encoded by the coding sequence ATGTTAGGATTAGCAATGACTGATAATGCAACTATCTTGCAGCATGTACCAGTAGGCAAAAAAGTTGGGATTGCCTTCTCCGGTGGTCTAGACACTTCAGCTGCTTTATTGTGGATGAAACAAAAAGGCGCTGAGCCTTATGCATATACTGCAAACTTAGGCCAGCCAGATGAAGATGACTACGATGCAATTCCAAAGAAAGCAGAACAATACGGCGCTGTAAAAGCTCGCTTGATTGACTGCCGCTTACAATTGGCGCTTGAAGGTATTGCTGCAATTCAGTGTGGTGCATTCCATATCAGTACAGGTGGTGTTCCTTATTTCAATACGACTCCACTCGGTCGTGCAGTAACAGGTACTATGCTCGTTACTGCCATGAAAGAAGATGACGTAAACATCTGGGGTGACGGTTCAACTTATAAAGGTAACGATATTGAACGTTTCTATCGTTATGGTTTGTTGACCAACCCAAATCTTAAAATTTACAAGCCGTGGTTAGATCAAAACTTTATTGATGAGCTTGGTGGCCGTGCAGAAATGTCACAGTTCCTCATCGACAACGGTTTTGACTACAAAATGTCAAAAGAAAAAGCGTACTCAACTGACTCAAACATGTTGGGCGCAACTCACGAAGCAAAAGATCTTGAATACCTAAATGCAGGTATCAAAATCGTTGACCCAATCATGGGCGTTGCTTTCTGGAAAGAAGAAGTTGAAATCAAACCAGAAGAAGTGACTGTACGTTTTGAAGAAGGTGTACCTGTTGCATTAAATGGTCAGCGTTTTGAAAATCCGGTTGAGCTTATTCTTGAAGCAAACCGTATTGGTGGCCGTCATGGTTTAGGTATGTCTGACCAAATCGAAAACCGTATTATCGAAGCGAAATCTCGTGGTATCTATGAAGCACCGGGTATGGCCCTTCTTCATATTGCTTACGAGCGTTTGGTTACTGGTATTCACAACGAAGATACGATCGAACAATACCGCATTAACGGTTTACGTTTAGGCCGTTTACTTTACCAAGGCCGTTGGTTCGACTCACAAGCGCTTATGTTGCGTGAAACTGCACAGCGTTGGGTAGCTAAAGCGATTACTGGTGAAGTAACACTTGAACTTCGTCGTGGTAATGACTACACCATCATGAACACTGAATCTCCAAACTTAACGTACGAAGCTGAACGTTTAACAATGGAAAAAGGTGATTCAATGTTTACGCCAATGGACCGTATTGGTCAGTTGACTATGCGTAACCTCGACATTACCGATACACGTGCAAAACTAGGTATCTATACAGATGCTGGCTTGCTTTCAATCGGTCAAGGTTCTGCTGTACCTCAATTAGACAATAAGAAAAAATAA
- a CDS encoding NADPH-dependent 2,4-dienoyl-CoA reductase — MTSYANLLKPLHLGFTTIKNRVVMGSMHTGLEDRFFNYPKLAAYFEERAKGGVGLIVTGGISPNRQGWLAPAGGTMNSLFDIPQHRLVTHAVHKHGSKILMQILHAGRYGYQPFVVSSSPIKSPISPFKPRQLSEKNILSTIEDYAQCADIAKKAGYDGVEIMGSEGYLINQFLSRHVNQRTDRWGGEIENRMRFPVEIVKAIRAKVGEKFIICFRLSLLDLVHDGNTMQEVVTVAKALEKAGVTLLNTGIGWHEARVPTIVTSVPRAAFVDYTAHVKQHISIPVIASNRINMPETAEEILAAGKADMIQMARPLLADAFWVNKTATNRVDEINTCIACNQACLDHAFKNKRVSCLVNPRAGHETELVYFKTKQPKRIAVVGGGVAGMSAATVAASRGHAVTLFEANADVGGQFNFAKVVPGKEEFHETIRYFKVQLQKTGVDVRLNTRVNREQLEREGFDEVIVATGVVPRALKIEGSNSPQVLSYAQVLQGAEVGRKVAVIGAGGIGFDVSEFLLKPPHQPQPQPLAEWQREWGVDPDPNYVSEGGMQPPVVEPAIREIYLLQRKTTPLGIGLGKTSGWVHRAQLKKHGVRMLRGVQYKAVTDEGLWIEHNGQDQLLRVDTVVVCAGQESVKDLMPKEGESTIANYHIIGGAKLAAELDAKRAIKEGAELAAQL; from the coding sequence ATGACAAGTTACGCCAATTTATTAAAACCATTACATTTGGGCTTCACTACCATTAAAAACCGTGTGGTCATGGGATCTATGCATACGGGATTAGAAGACCGCTTTTTTAACTACCCAAAACTGGCAGCTTATTTTGAAGAGCGTGCCAAAGGTGGAGTTGGTTTGATTGTGACTGGCGGTATTTCTCCGAACCGTCAAGGATGGTTGGCTCCGGCTGGCGGAACCATGAATAGCTTATTTGATATTCCGCAGCACCGTTTGGTGACTCATGCCGTTCATAAGCATGGTTCAAAAATTTTGATGCAAATTTTGCATGCAGGACGCTATGGTTACCAACCATTTGTAGTGTCTTCGAGTCCAATAAAATCACCGATTTCACCATTTAAGCCACGTCAACTTTCTGAAAAAAATATTCTCAGTACCATTGAAGATTATGCACAGTGTGCCGACATTGCCAAAAAGGCAGGCTACGACGGCGTTGAAATTATGGGGTCGGAAGGATATCTGATTAACCAGTTTTTAAGTCGCCATGTAAACCAGCGTACAGACCGTTGGGGCGGTGAAATTGAAAACCGTATGCGTTTTCCTGTTGAAATTGTCAAAGCGATCCGCGCAAAAGTTGGCGAAAAATTTATTATCTGTTTCCGTTTATCGCTGCTTGACCTTGTGCATGACGGTAACACCATGCAAGAAGTGGTTACGGTTGCGAAAGCTTTAGAAAAAGCGGGTGTCACTTTATTAAATACGGGTATTGGTTGGCATGAAGCACGTGTGCCGACTATTGTCACCTCGGTCCCTCGTGCAGCGTTTGTCGATTATACGGCTCATGTAAAACAACATATTTCAATTCCAGTCATTGCGTCTAACCGTATTAATATGCCTGAAACTGCTGAAGAGATTTTGGCAGCCGGCAAAGCAGATATGATTCAAATGGCTCGCCCTTTATTGGCCGATGCTTTTTGGGTAAATAAAACTGCGACCAATCGTGTAGATGAAATCAATACGTGTATTGCCTGTAACCAAGCATGTTTAGATCATGCATTTAAAAATAAGCGTGTGTCTTGTTTAGTAAACCCACGTGCAGGCCATGAAACTGAATTGGTTTATTTCAAAACCAAACAACCAAAGCGTATCGCCGTTGTAGGTGGTGGTGTAGCCGGTATGTCTGCTGCAACTGTTGCTGCAAGTCGCGGTCATGCAGTGACCTTGTTTGAAGCCAATGCAGATGTAGGTGGTCAGTTTAACTTTGCAAAGGTTGTGCCGGGTAAAGAGGAATTTCACGAAACGATTCGCTACTTTAAAGTACAACTTCAAAAAACAGGGGTAGATGTTCGTTTAAATACTCGTGTTAATCGTGAACAACTTGAACGCGAAGGTTTTGATGAGGTGATTGTGGCGACTGGAGTCGTGCCGCGTGCATTAAAGATTGAAGGAAGTAATTCACCTCAAGTTCTTTCTTATGCTCAAGTTTTACAGGGTGCTGAAGTTGGACGAAAAGTTGCAGTGATTGGGGCAGGTGGTATTGGTTTCGATGTCTCAGAATTTTTACTTAAACCACCACATCAACCACAGCCTCAACCTTTAGCCGAGTGGCAACGTGAGTGGGGTGTAGACCCAGATCCAAATTATGTTTCTGAAGGTGGTATGCAGCCACCTGTGGTTGAACCAGCAATACGAGAAATTTATTTATTGCAACGTAAAACAACCCCACTCGGTATTGGTCTTGGCAAGACTTCGGGGTGGGTACATCGTGCCCAGCTTAAAAAGCATGGTGTACGCATGCTTCGTGGCGTGCAATATAAAGCAGTTACCGATGAAGGGCTTTGGATTGAGCATAATGGTCAGGACCAGCTTTTACGTGTAGATACCGTTGTAGTGTGTGCGGGGCAAGAGTCGGTAAAAGACTTGATGCCAAAAGAAGGGGAGTCGACTATAGCGAACTACCATATTATTGGTGGTGCAAAGCTCGCAGCAGAGCTAGATGCGAAGCGTGCGATTAAAGAAGGAGCAGAATTGGCTGCCCAACTGTAA
- a CDS encoding tyrosine-type recombinase/integrase: protein MTTRGINKLSALQVKKAKPDPNKMYKLSDGGNLYLRIDQSGSKYWIFNYTRPFLGKRNDLSLGTYPEVSLEDARTIRDKYKKLIKQGIDPAMERIETKSQKQKEAENTFRVIAELWLHKRELEQKQDEETIRRLNHDVYPYISELTFPQLTLEILETKVFKRIVERGALSVAKRLKSDLNQIFKSARKKKLIQYNPIEDIELPKPQAGNFPAVTEEQDLAPMLNKIWNYSKLYPRCLLTTQVALKISVLTFQRPGEIRMLKKEFYYREERCFKFTASKTKQLHIVPLSDQAFDLIESIIDLHPYSEYIFVGRDGKTVISDNTINSALKRLGYGGEQTAHGFRATARTMLDEILEQRVDFIEHQLAHKVKDNNGTAYNRTKFLNNRREMMQEWADYLESLLSD from the coding sequence ATGACGACCCGTGGAATAAACAAGCTTAGTGCTTTGCAAGTTAAAAAAGCTAAACCTGATCCTAATAAGATGTATAAGTTGTCAGATGGAGGCAACCTGTATTTGCGTATTGACCAGAGTGGTAGCAAATACTGGATATTCAATTATACACGCCCGTTTTTGGGCAAACGTAATGATTTATCTTTGGGTACTTATCCAGAAGTTTCGCTAGAAGATGCTCGTACCATTCGGGATAAATATAAGAAGCTCATTAAGCAGGGTATCGACCCAGCGATGGAGCGGATTGAAACCAAGTCACAAAAGCAGAAAGAAGCTGAAAATACCTTCCGTGTTATTGCTGAGCTATGGTTGCATAAACGCGAACTTGAACAAAAACAGGATGAAGAAACAATCCGTCGTTTAAATCACGATGTTTACCCTTATATTAGCGAATTAACTTTTCCTCAGCTTACTTTGGAAATACTTGAGACTAAAGTCTTCAAACGCATTGTAGAACGTGGTGCTTTGTCTGTTGCCAAACGTCTTAAATCTGATCTCAATCAAATATTTAAATCGGCCCGTAAGAAAAAGCTGATTCAATACAATCCTATTGAAGATATTGAACTGCCAAAACCACAGGCAGGGAATTTTCCAGCAGTAACAGAGGAGCAAGACTTGGCTCCTATGCTAAACAAAATTTGGAACTACTCCAAACTCTATCCTCGTTGTTTGCTGACAACACAGGTTGCGTTAAAAATCTCTGTATTGACCTTCCAGCGACCGGGTGAGATACGAATGCTGAAAAAGGAATTTTACTATCGTGAGGAGCGTTGTTTTAAATTTACTGCTAGCAAAACCAAACAGCTTCATATTGTGCCCTTATCAGATCAAGCCTTTGATCTGATAGAGTCAATCATTGATTTGCATCCTTACAGTGAATATATCTTTGTAGGGCGGGATGGTAAAACAGTCATTTCAGACAATACAATCAATTCGGCTTTAAAGCGTTTAGGCTACGGCGGTGAGCAGACAGCACATGGTTTCAGGGCAACTGCACGTACTATGCTGGATGAGATTTTAGAGCAACGTGTAGATTTCATTGAGCATCAATTAGCTCATAAGGTTAAGGATAACAATGGTACAGCCTACAATCGAACCAAGTTCTTGAATAACCGTCGTGAGATGATGCAGGAGTGGGCAGATTATTTAGAGTCATTGCTTTCAGATTGA
- a CDS encoding helix-turn-helix transcriptional regulator, with protein sequence MLEARYRVKDLVNYPERAAKDYVDRSGRRRRLSHKPASKGLLNIAESTFWKMIRRGDFPKPIYLTASMPTWTESQIKAWLESKSPKAA encoded by the coding sequence ATGTTAGAAGCGCGCTATCGAGTAAAGGATCTTGTGAATTATCCCGAACGTGCAGCGAAAGATTATGTAGATCGTAGTGGCCGTAGACGTCGTCTGTCTCATAAACCTGCGAGTAAGGGCTTATTGAATATTGCAGAGTCAACTTTTTGGAAAATGATTCGCCGTGGTGACTTCCCTAAACCCATTTATTTAACAGCAAGTATGCCCACTTGGACTGAAAGCCAAATCAAAGCTTGGCTTGAATCGAAAAGTCCTAAAGCAGCATAA
- a CDS encoding pyocin activator PrtN family protein → MVSDLSTYDYLFLKFRSLHVKLEDVVKEYYPHLCKENMLAGVRQNRFPFSCFRMDDSQKGTLFVDIRELAGVIDDIHRKQYTIFQNRTQKAIQQLN, encoded by the coding sequence ATGGTTTCAGATTTATCAACTTACGATTATCTATTTTTGAAGTTTCGTTCACTACACGTAAAGCTTGAAGATGTTGTAAAGGAATATTATCCGCACCTATGCAAAGAAAACATGCTGGCAGGAGTACGCCAGAATAGATTCCCCTTTTCATGCTTCAGAATGGATGACAGTCAAAAAGGAACACTCTTTGTGGATATACGGGAGCTTGCTGGCGTGATCGATGATATCCACCGTAAGCAATACACTATTTTTCAGAACAGAACCCAAAAAGCAATTCAGCAATTAAATTAA